The Planktothrix agardhii NIES-204 genomic interval CCACAGGTACAGGAATTGGCTCTGCTTCGGGTTGAGCCGCCGGGCCCAATAGGGCATCAATAAGCTCCCGCGCCCATTCTTTTAACTTTTCCAGTATTCTATCAATGTATTCCATTGAACAAAAAGCTCCTCGCTGTAAACTAGCTACGCAACTGGACTGGGGGTTAAGGTTAACCGAATGGTTAGCCCAATCACCGTATAACGCTCAAAACCAATGCTTGCTATGGGTTAGCAAGTTTTATCCTTAACGGATATCTGCTCTATATTTCCTATTCTATTATATTACTCCAATTCTGGCTTAAAATTTTATAAAAGTTTCTAAAATTTTAAGCACTTGGTAATAGGACATCCTAGAATAATCTCTTTAATTTAGGGGATTTTTACACCCCCAACCATCTCCTAGATCCATGGCATTTAGGATTAGTTGAAAATTGGTTTGATCGGGGTCGCTAATTCACAACTGCCTAACTCAAATAAACCTAGAGAGACACTGTACTAGCTCCATCTTACCAAATTTTTCAGTTATGGTTAGGTATTGAATTGAACAACACCACCCTCAGCATAACGAATCTTTACAAGTTTAGGCAATAGCTTGACAATTTCTTGTTTTCCCCAACCATTAACCTTTACCGAGAAGATGACGACGCAGAAGGTCAAGGGCCGTACTGCTGCTTACCCGCCGTATCCAGTCCCGACTCCGTTTTTCCCCAAAACGACATTCCAGACTCTCTACTGACCCCTGGGGCGTCGCTAAACCAATGTAAACCAGTCCGACGGGTTTGGTCGTAGTACCGCCTCCTGGCCCAGCAATTCCGGTAATACTTAAGCCCCAATTGGTTTGCAAGAGATTTTTGACACCGATGGCCATTTGTTCAGCGACGACCGCACTAACAGCCCCGTATTCCTCTAAATCATCGAGGTTGACATTGAGCAGAGAAGCCTTCACCCGATTATTATAGGCAATTACACCGCCGAGAAAATATTCAGAACTGCCGGGAATTTGGGTCAAGATGTGTCCTAAACCTCCTCCAGTGCAGGATTCAGCCACACTCAAGGTAGCTTGATGTTGTTGCAATAATTCCCCCACCACTGAAGCCAAAGTTTGATCATTGGCCCCATAACAATCGAGTCCAGCAATTTCTCGCAGTTGGGTTTCAATGGGGGTAATTAATTGTTGGGCAATTTCTGGAGAGTCGGCCCGGGCAGAAATTCTTAATTTCACTTCTCCATGATTAGCATAGGGAGCAACGGTGGGATTTTTTAGATATAGGAAATCAGCAACTTTTTCGGCTAAAGTGGATTCGGCTATGCCCCAAAATTTTAGGGTACAACTTTGAATAATTCCTTGACACCAATTGTTATTTTTTAGATAGGGAATTGCCACATCTGACCACATTTGATAAAGTTCTGCGGGAACCCCTGGAAAGGTTAAAATTGTTAATCCATCTCCCCTGGGTTTCCAGATAATTCCCGGTGCAGTTCCGGTTAAGTTTGCAAGGATTTCTGCCCCTTGAGGAATTAAGGCTTGTTTACGATTACTCGCCGACATCACCCGTCCCCGTTGATTAAATTTTTGAGTGATATCTTCAATAATTTCCGGTCTTTCTATCAGGGGAAATCCAAAAAAATCAGCGATGGTTTCAACGGTTAAATCATCGGGAGTCGGCCCCAAACCCCCGGTAAAAATCAATAATTGAGAGCGTTCAGATGCGATCGCAATTACTTTTTTTAGGCGTTCTCGATTATCTCCAACTACACTTTGATAATAATGGGGAATGCCTAATTGAGCTAATTGTTGTCCCAAAAACTGAGCATTGCTATTGAGAATATCACCCAAAAGCAGTTCCGTACCGACACAAATAATTTCAGCAACCATAAGCTCAAGATAAGATAGATTTTGACATCCGCCCCGCAGTAAACGGGCAGGGATTCCATCTATTTTAGCAGGTTAACCCTTCGACCGTTCGACTGGCTCACGGCT includes:
- a CDS encoding CinA-like protein, which gives rise to MVAEIICVGTELLLGDILNSNAQFLGQQLAQLGIPHYYQSVVGDNRERLKKVIAIASERSQLLIFTGGLGPTPDDLTVETIADFFGFPLIERPEIIEDITQKFNQRGRVMSASNRKQALIPQGAEILANLTGTAPGIIWKPRGDGLTILTFPGVPAELYQMWSDVAIPYLKNNNWCQGIIQSCTLKFWGIAESTLAEKVADFLYLKNPTVAPYANHGEVKLRISARADSPEIAQQLITPIETQLREIAGLDCYGANDQTLASVVGELLQQHQATLSVAESCTGGGLGHILTQIPGSSEYFLGGVIAYNNRVKASLLNVNLDDLEEYGAVSAVVAEQMAIGVKNLLQTNWGLSITGIAGPGGGTTTKPVGLVYIGLATPQGSVESLECRFGEKRSRDWIRRVSSSTALDLLRRHLLGKG